One stretch of Zingiber officinale cultivar Zhangliang chromosome 6B, Zo_v1.1, whole genome shotgun sequence DNA includes these proteins:
- the LOC121988589 gene encoding 60S ribosomal protein L34, which translates to MVQRLTYRKRHSYATKSNQTRVVKTPGGKLVYQYTHKRASGPKCPVTGKRIQGIPHLRPTQYKRSRLSRNRRTVNRAYGGVLSGGAVRERIIRAFLVEEQKIVKKVLKIQKAKEKQTSKS; encoded by the exons ATGGTGCAGAGGTTAACCTACCGCAAGAGGCATAGCTATGCCACCAAATCTAATCAGACTCGCGTCGTCAAAACCCCAG GGGGGAAGCTCGTGTATCAGTACACGCATAAGAGAGCCAGCGGCCCGAAATGCCCTGTTACCGGGAAGAGGATTCAAGGG ATTCCTCACTTGAGACCTACCCAGTACAAGAGATCCCGACTGTCCCGAAACAGGAGGACTGTTAACCGAGCCTATGGTGGAGTTTTATCTGGTGGTGCAGTAAGAGAAAG GATCATTCGTGCTTTTTTAGTCGAAGAGCAGAAGATCGTGAAGAAAGTTCTGAAGATTCAGAAGGCTAAAGAAAAGCAAACATCCAAGAGCTAA